The following are encoded in a window of Castanea sativa cultivar Marrone di Chiusa Pesio chromosome 9, ASM4071231v1 genomic DNA:
- the LOC142610676 gene encoding calmodulin-binding protein 25-like, giving the protein MADNMASIESWNFRHSSFADSWITDALQKSISSANPAALATDTLSPFLNLIKSDTTTSPTPTVSGLSGGSDPDTPIPKRQRNAIPVSGGVGKVSKRKSRASKRSQTTFITADAANFRQMVQQVTGVRFGNASPVPMVPILKPEPQRPGNRLPGGGGGGGACLPTLDTSAFLLDHHQQQVVGSSSAAALAGGAGTGLGGSGGPLSFGSNLGHVSDGPGIGSFGGGFDFDTYTNFPTLESWKVM; this is encoded by the coding sequence ATGGCTGACAACATGGCGAGTATTGAATCTTGGAATTTCCGTCACTCTTCTTTCGCAGACTCATGGATCACCGATGCTCTTCAGAAATCGATTTCGAGCGCGAATCCAGCGGCTTTGGCAACCGATACGCTATCTCCGTTTCTAAATCTCATCAAGTCCGACACGACCACATCGCCTACTCCAACAGTTTCGGGCTTGTCGGGCGGTTCGGATCCCGATACTCCAATACCGAAACGCCAGCGAAACGCGATTCCGGTTTCTGGAGGTGTAGGGAAGGTTTCGAAGCGGAAATCTCGCGCTTCGAAGAGGTCACAGACGACTTTTATAACGGCGGACGCAGCGAATTTCCGTCAGATGGTGCAACAGGTTACCGGCGTGAGATTCGGTAACGCGTCGCCGGTTCCGATGGTGCCTATACTGAAGCCGGAGCCACAGAGACCCGGTAACCGGTTAccaggaggaggaggaggaggtggagcTTGCTTGCCGACTCTCGATACGTCGGCGTTTTTGCTGGACCATCATCAGCAGCAAGTGGTGGGATCCAGCTCGGCTGCGGCTTTAGCTGGAGGAGCTGGAACTGGACTTGGTGGGTCGGGTGGGCCACTTTCTTTTGGATCGAATCTGGGTCATGTTTCTGATGGACCCGGTATTGGTAgttttggtggtgggtttgattTTGACACGTACACGAACTTTCCCACTCTCGAGTCGTGGAAAGTCATGTGA